GTCCAGCGTTCTTGGCTAATATGGGGTGTACCCAAGGTTATGAGAGTCGCAACCAAAGGATGCGCTTTCCAAAGCGAGGGTTTAGCGTTACTGCCTACCATATAAGGCTTTTCTCCCATGTAGATGCGGGATATCCAACCTCCGGCTGAGTGACCAATTAAGTTAATTTGGGTAACATTATATTGCTCCAATGTGTGCTTGATTGTCAGGTCGAGTTTTTGTAGAATCGGTGTTACAGGTCTTCCGCCAATAGTGGGTAGCCAGTCGCGCCGTCGCAGTGGGACTGTAACCGTGGGAAAATTTAACTGCTGTAAGGATTGTTCTAGTTGGCGGTAAGCGATCGCGCTTTCTAGATATCCCGGTACAATAACTGTCGGTAACGGCATTTTAAATTTTTGATGCAATGATTGAGGGTTTGAAACTTTTTTACAAAGAAGTAGTCAAAAATCAAAAGCTATAATTGCGATCGCCCAACTGAACTCCTTTTATAAAAACCCAAATAGCCTTGGTGGTGTTTAGGACAGAATTTCAATAAAATTGTACAATTTACAACAGTTTTCGGAGCTGCTGATGTGGTACTATTCTCACATAGGCACTAGTCTCGGACAAGCAAATGTGCCATCTGTTACAGAAGCCTAGTTGACTGGAAAAGCGTAAAAAAACAAGGCGACTTCAGCAGATGTTTTGATGTACTCAGACTTGTATCTTGACTTAAACTTTAATAAATATCCCAGATATTAATTTTAATTGTGTGCGTCATAAAAATAACAAATCAAAAGTAGTAATTTTTCAAATATCTCTTTAGCAAGCTCAAATTTGAAGATATGAACCAGCGTTATTAAACAATTACAAACCTGAATAAATGGCAATTTTGGCGTTTTCATTGCCATGAGAGGAAATTATTATTTCCTTAGAGGGACGCATATATTGCAAAATATTGCAATATAGTCGGGAAGAGAAAATCGTTAGTCAACTGCAACTGAGCCGAGTGAACGATAACAACTATGTCTTACGTCTCCTTGTTTAAAAATATACCAGAACTCTTAAGCCAGCCAATTGGGATAGCAGCCATTGCTTCTCTTGGCATCCACGGTGCGATCGCTATGATTGTGCCATTGATGCCTATGGATTCTAGCAAACCCAAAGATACAGCATCATCAAAAAGCGTCGGGCTTTTGGAATTGAGCCAAGCGGATCAAAGTCGTTTGCCAGAAAGCACCCCCAAAATTGGTTTACAACAACTTCCTCCAATAGCGCCACTTTCTGCGTCTAACTTTAGCGCCCAAGCTGGATTGCCCCCATTGGCAGCACCACCATCCGGCAGCCAACTAGTACTGCCTCCGCTACCCCCATCATCGAATAACTATCGAGTCTCCTCATTGCCTACAAGACAGTCTTTGCGGATGATTCCTAGTGATAATTTGCGATTTGATGCTTCTAAATTTGACAACTCTAAATTCAATAGCAGCCCCAAATTTACTCCATCAGTTCCTCGTGTAAATGTCACTGATACCAAATACGAGGCATCTAAGCCGTTAGATGTAAATAGGTTGCCAGTATTGCAGTCGCAGCAAATACCTAATGATATTCTGCAAAATGCTCAATCTCAGAACCCCTCCAACACTAACCTTATTACACCAGTACAGGGAAATATCACTCCGCAAATAACGCAGCCGGTTAATAATGCGTCTAAGCCTATGGCTCAAAACCAACTCATAAATTCTTTAAAACAAGCTCCAAGGGCTGGGGATAGCTTAACCCTAATTAGGGGAACCACGTCACAAGCACCTGATTTTTCTGGAAAAGGGACTGAGTTGGCAATTGCACAGCTAGATTCATACGCAAACCTGAGAAAAGAAGTTCAGCAACAATACCCCAACGCAGAACAAAAACCAGTCATTCGCCAAACATTACCCACAGATAAGCCAAATCTTCAAGGCTCTGTTTTGGGTGTATTAGTGGTAGACCCTGATGGTAAGGTCTTAGATATCAGGTTTCAAGACAAGCTAGTTTCCCCGGAATTGCAATTAAAAGCTAGGGAATACTTCAACAAGCAATCCCCAAAGGGAGATAAACGGGTCAGTTCCTATCCATTTAACCTAAATTTCCAAAACAGTACTAGCAACAGCACTGGGACTACTCCATTATCTACACCGGGAATCAATAACAATCAGCTTATCCCTTTACCAGCAGCTACTTCTAAGCCATTTCCCGATTTGCGAATCAGAAATAACCAGATTGCACCTTCATCAACA
The Nostoc punctiforme PCC 73102 genome window above contains:
- a CDS encoding esterase/lipase family protein, giving the protein MPLPTVIVPGYLESAIAYRQLEQSLQQLNFPTVTVPLRRRDWLPTIGGRPVTPILQKLDLTIKHTLEQYNVTQINLIGHSAGGWISRIYMGEKPYMVGSNAKPSLWKAHPLVATLITLGTPHISQERWTRSNLDFVSNNYPGAFYKNVRYVCVAGKTIFGERRRGSWLAYSSYQLTCGKGNTWGDGITPIEAAHLEGAENLVIEGVRHSPRSPGMWYGSPEPLKAWVQYLI